One genomic region from Chitinophagaceae bacterium encodes:
- the sprA gene encoding cell surface protein SprA: MNSFFPQRYFFVISFVFLSPFIHSVKGASFFQKGKPPKDTSYREHMGWYTYNQKDRLGDPFSDKRTSSSLVLKDPARYKIDFDIDSNKNYTIYERIGNVSYRPAMVMSFDEYKRYEEKKNNKEYWQTRTDGENRNPNLVANKGGPKVFNHPLIERLFGPGGFDMKVSGYANLDFGWNWQTIQNSTSVAQQSNGGFVFNQQIGINTSASLGDKLKVQLSWDSQNSFNFQNTWKPEYTGAEHSIIKKIELGNVTMNSGNSLINPGQALLGVKAELQFGKLFVSGFYSQQQGKTEALCLESGVQSRDFEIRGSEYEDNRHYFLGHFFRDNYERWLSNLPQISSGINITRVEVYIINRNSETKTLRRVMGFMDLGEGKTIYRRNASYVSNAGGDGPSGNDANGLFATLTNTSTFRGGANVKDELQKQFGFVETTDFDGVDASRKLTETEYTVHKQLGYITLSRRLQNDEFLGVSYEYTYNGVIYKVGELTEDYQNLPEDNIIFLKLLRPKKVDVRVPTFDLMMKNIYNLQTYQIESNGFILRVQYRDDLTGIDNPSLHEGAKTKNQPLIRLLNLDRLNTNGDPQADGNFDFVEGYTVNAQYGLIIFPVLEPFGSTLRKYFDPETEANLIEKYVYDSLYSNTKADAELISTKNKFWMAGKVQGGSSNEIALPGIQVTQNSVSITAGGTVLTEGKDYTVDYNLGRVRIINEGIISSGKKICINFEKADILNFQTRSVYGTRLEYRYSKDIKIGGTFVQLNERTNGISRYSVGNDPTLNTQYGFDLHASQESNFITKAISLLPFYESKVPSKINFNSEFAQIIPGTSNLVNGEGTSYIDDFESSITPYSLGSPQSWKLASTPTTDDNRYDKSKEAGNPLAYAYKRAKIAWYTVDNTFYTTSGVGRPSHLTSADLENNYVRAIGLQEIFTQRSRDVINTNESVFDIAYFPEERGMYNYNPDLTFEGNLKNPESNWAGIVKPFTVDVDFDKINVEYIEFWMMDPFIDGINGKVLDGIKNENNTTGGQLILNLGSVSEDIAKDGKHAFENGLPVDGNDNDVEQNSWGRVTKQQYLLNAFDNTAGSRENQDVGFDGLPNNKEEEFFGSSFLNRLNVSTQSLEKIKRDPSGDNFQYYLGGELDDKKANIVERYKNYNGQDGNSPLLGTGLTYAPIATTEPDNEDINKDNTISNLEEYYEYKINLKKNELTIGKNHIVDQVSTSRGNWYLFRIPIRSPDRTQGNISDFKTIRYMRTYLTGWKQPVVLRFVKFQFVGSQWRKYNANLYKKGIYEIPEKPTSNFFVSSVNIEENGAVVNGKIPYVLPPNFNRDQDNNTPYNRLTNEQSLQICVDELQENDARAVYKNVKYDLINYGRIKMAIHTHGNTLGLDANTPIGEVSAFIRLGTDFDQNYYEIEIPLKPTPINLTGVSQSELPNLVWPEENELDFSFNDLYTLKAERNESKYPVDLPYTKQIGKYKVTLLGRPDMTSILSLMIGVRNPQSPDQQNKSFCLWVNELRVTNFDKTNGVAANARVTMQLADLGSISASTQYTGVGFGSIQQRISERSRTQTITYDISGNIALDKIILPEKSGIKIPMFASYEETTSTPKWDPLDPDIPLSASIQRFDDTEKQQQYTQKVQDVSTKKSINFSNVHKERTNPESRKDFWDVENLSANYAYSEARKKNINTESDYSQIQSGGIAYNYSPEPLSVEPFKKIKFLNNPYFKLIQDINFSPLIASVSIRGDMNRTFQKIQLRNSELNTDGIDPTFQKAFTFNRQFAIRWNIFRSVALDYNARMNTIIDEPYGDLDTQEKKDTVWNNIQKLGRRKNFEQSVSMNYQIPINKFPLLDWVSADYRYSASYSWIAGSLKQADSLGNTIQNRQENTIQGRIDLNSLYNKVPFFKSINTPSRNPNETKTAQSFLNAFIRIILSLKSINITYTINGTTILPGFNQTPYLIGLNRDYTSPGIPFLLGSQDPNIRKNASENNWLATGTSLSNPFAQTQSENINITATMQPFTDFQIQLSAKRTKSDNYQEIFRFDKTDNKFLTFSPSRSGSYSISVLAITTAFINDNPDNSSPVFQNFINYRNTIKNRWELNNTANGVYGVNSQDVLIPAFLAAYLGKNPQQITLSAFTNTPLPNWNLTYNGLSKIPALAKIFPSITLSHAYSSDLNMGNFTNSLAYRDNLELTNNFLNYPTATISNKDGQLIPVYILNQVSITERFSPMIGINVRTINKITARIEYKQDRTIGLNLSNAQVTESKNYDVTIGIGYTLTNLRLPFRIQGVFYTLPKDIIMNLNISIRNTQTIQRKIKEDETSENNPTAGIFNYQIKPTISYNPAKWVTLQIYYEYNNNTPFVTTSFPRTNWAFGIQLRINLGELSLLNF, encoded by the coding sequence TTGAACTCTTTTTTTCCCCAAAGATATTTTTTTGTAATTTCTTTTGTCTTCCTTTCTCCTTTTATCCATTCTGTAAAAGGTGCTTCCTTCTTTCAAAAAGGGAAGCCACCCAAAGATACCTCTTATAGAGAGCATATGGGCTGGTATACATACAATCAAAAAGACAGATTAGGAGATCCTTTTTCTGATAAAAGAACATCTTCTTCTCTTGTTTTGAAAGACCCCGCAAGGTATAAAATTGATTTTGATATTGACTCTAACAAAAATTATACCATCTATGAAAGGATAGGAAATGTGAGTTATCGCCCTGCTATGGTTATGAGTTTTGATGAATATAAAAGGTATGAGGAAAAAAAAAATAATAAGGAGTATTGGCAGACGAGGACGGATGGGGAGAATAGGAATCCTAATTTAGTTGCAAATAAAGGGGGGCCCAAAGTATTTAATCATCCATTGATAGAGCGTCTTTTTGGTCCGGGTGGTTTTGATATGAAGGTTTCAGGATATGCCAATTTGGACTTTGGATGGAATTGGCAGACGATACAAAACTCTACTTCTGTTGCTCAACAGTCAAATGGTGGTTTTGTTTTTAACCAACAAATAGGGATAAACACTTCTGCTTCTCTCGGAGATAAGCTCAAAGTACAGCTGAGCTGGGATAGTCAAAATTCATTTAATTTTCAAAATACTTGGAAACCCGAATATACGGGGGCGGAGCATAGTATTATAAAAAAAATAGAGCTTGGAAATGTGACGATGAACTCGGGGAATAGTTTAATAAACCCTGGACAGGCATTATTAGGAGTAAAAGCGGAGTTGCAGTTTGGGAAACTCTTTGTATCGGGTTTTTATTCTCAGCAGCAGGGAAAAACAGAAGCACTTTGTTTGGAGAGCGGGGTTCAGTCACGTGATTTTGAGATACGCGGTTCGGAATATGAGGACAATAGACATTATTTTTTAGGGCATTTTTTTAGAGATAATTATGAAAGATGGCTTTCTAACCTTCCACAGATTTCTTCGGGCATAAATATTACTCGTGTAGAAGTATATATAATCAATAGAAATAGCGAAACAAAGACACTGCGTCGAGTTATGGGTTTTATGGATTTGGGAGAAGGAAAAACTATCTACAGAAGAAATGCTTCTTACGTTTCAAATGCAGGAGGAGATGGCCCTTCCGGTAATGATGCAAATGGTTTGTTTGCTACTCTCACAAATACATCTACTTTTAGAGGGGGGGCTAATGTAAAAGATGAGCTTCAGAAGCAATTTGGTTTTGTAGAGACAACGGATTTTGATGGGGTTGATGCGTCTAGAAAACTTACCGAAACAGAATATACCGTTCATAAACAGCTCGGATATATTACCCTTTCTCGTCGACTTCAAAACGATGAATTTTTAGGGGTTTCTTATGAATATACCTATAATGGTGTTATTTATAAGGTTGGGGAGCTCACAGAGGACTATCAAAATTTGCCCGAAGACAATATTATCTTTTTGAAATTATTACGCCCAAAAAAAGTAGATGTGCGTGTGCCTACTTTTGATTTGATGATGAAAAATATCTATAACCTTCAGACCTATCAAATAGAAAGTAATGGTTTTATTTTACGAGTTCAGTATAGAGATGATTTAACAGGTATAGATAACCCCAGTTTACACGAGGGAGCAAAAACAAAAAATCAACCTCTGATTCGGCTTTTGAATTTAGATAGATTAAATACGAATGGAGACCCTCAAGCAGATGGAAATTTTGATTTTGTAGAAGGATATACCGTGAATGCACAATATGGATTGATTATTTTTCCTGTATTAGAACCATTTGGAAGCACTCTGCGGAAGTATTTTGACCCTGAAACCGAGGCAAATCTGATAGAAAAATATGTATATGACAGTTTATATTCTAATACCAAAGCTGATGCGGAGCTTATTTCCACGAAAAATAAATTTTGGATGGCAGGAAAGGTGCAAGGGGGAAGCTCTAATGAAATTGCTCTACCGGGAATACAAGTCACTCAAAATTCTGTATCCATCACAGCGGGAGGAACAGTGCTTACAGAGGGGAAGGACTATACGGTCGACTATAATTTAGGACGTGTGCGGATTATTAACGAAGGAATTATAAGTTCGGGAAAAAAAATATGTATTAATTTTGAAAAAGCGGATATTCTAAATTTTCAAACCCGCAGTGTATATGGAACACGTTTAGAGTATAGATATTCTAAAGATATAAAGATAGGAGGAACTTTTGTACAGCTCAATGAGAGAACCAACGGTATTAGTAGATATTCCGTAGGAAACGACCCTACTCTGAATACGCAGTATGGTTTTGATTTACATGCGAGTCAAGAATCAAATTTTATCACGAAGGCAATAAGTTTACTGCCTTTTTATGAAAGCAAAGTTCCATCAAAAATTAATTTTAATAGTGAATTCGCTCAGATAATCCCCGGAACGTCCAATTTAGTGAATGGAGAGGGGACTTCGTATATAGATGATTTTGAATCTTCTATAACCCCTTACAGCTTGGGCAGTCCGCAGAGTTGGAAATTGGCTTCTACTCCTACTACAGATGATAATAGGTATGACAAAAGCAAAGAAGCGGGAAATCCACTTGCTTATGCTTACAAAAGAGCAAAAATAGCTTGGTATACGGTAGATAATACTTTTTATACCACCTCAGGCGTTGGGAGACCATCGCACCTTACCTCTGCGGACTTGGAAAATAATTATGTGCGAGCCATCGGACTTCAGGAGATTTTTACTCAAAGAAGCAGAGATGTTATAAACACCAATGAATCGGTATTTGACATTGCCTATTTTCCCGAAGAACGGGGAATGTATAACTACAATCCCGACCTCACCTTTGAAGGAAATCTAAAAAATCCCGAATCAAATTGGGCAGGAATTGTAAAACCATTTACGGTTGACGTAGATTTTGATAAAATTAACGTAGAGTATATAGAATTTTGGATGATGGACCCTTTCATAGATGGGATAAATGGGAAAGTTTTAGATGGAATAAAAAATGAAAATAACACCACAGGCGGGCAACTCATATTGAATTTAGGAAGCGTTTCTGAGGATATAGCCAAAGATGGAAAACACGCCTTTGAAAATGGCTTACCCGTAGATGGAAATGATAATGATGTAGAACAAAATTCATGGGGAAGGGTTACGAAACAACAATACCTCTTAAATGCCTTTGACAATACAGCTGGATCAAGAGAAAATCAAGATGTGGGATTTGATGGACTACCGAATAACAAGGAAGAAGAATTTTTTGGAAGTAGTTTTCTCAACAGATTAAATGTTTCAACCCAATCTCTCGAAAAAATAAAAAGAGACCCCTCAGGGGATAACTTTCAATACTATCTCGGAGGGGAACTCGATGATAAAAAAGCAAATATAGTAGAAAGATATAAAAACTATAATGGACAAGATGGCAATTCTCCTCTGCTTGGAACAGGTCTTACCTACGCACCTATTGCCACTACCGAACCCGACAACGAAGACATAAATAAAGATAATACCATTTCCAATTTAGAAGAATACTATGAGTATAAAATAAATCTCAAAAAAAATGAACTCACCATAGGAAAAAACCATATCGTAGACCAAGTTTCTACATCCAGAGGGAATTGGTATTTATTCAGAATACCCATCCGCTCCCCCGATAGAACACAAGGAAACATATCTGACTTTAAAACCATTCGTTATATGAGAACCTATCTCACAGGTTGGAAACAACCCGTAGTATTACGATTTGTAAAGTTTCAATTCGTCGGCTCCCAATGGAGAAAATACAATGCTAATCTCTACAAAAAAGGAATATATGAAATACCCGAAAAACCTACTTCTAATTTCTTTGTCTCATCCGTAAATATTGAGGAAAACGGAGCCGTTGTGAACGGAAAAATACCATACGTCCTCCCTCCCAATTTCAATAGAGACCAAGATAATAACACTCCTTACAATAGACTAACCAATGAACAATCCCTTCAAATATGCGTAGATGAACTCCAAGAAAACGATGCACGAGCCGTCTATAAAAATGTAAAATACGACCTCATAAACTATGGACGTATTAAAATGGCTATCCATACCCACGGAAATACATTAGGATTAGATGCAAATACCCCCATCGGAGAAGTAAGTGCTTTTATACGATTAGGAACGGACTTCGACCAAAACTACTATGAAATAGAAATACCTCTCAAACCCACTCCTATTAATCTAACTGGTGTTTCTCAATCCGAACTACCAAACCTCGTCTGGCCCGAAGAGAACGAACTTGACTTTTCTTTCAACGACCTCTATACTCTCAAAGCAGAAAGAAATGAAAGTAAATATCCCGTAGACCTCCCTTATACCAAACAAATAGGAAAATACAAAGTGACCCTCTTAGGCAGACCAGATATGACCTCCATTCTCTCCCTTATGATAGGAGTTCGTAATCCCCAAAGTCCCGACCAACAAAATAAATCCTTTTGTCTCTGGGTAAATGAACTCAGAGTAACCAATTTTGATAAAACAAATGGGGTCGCCGCAAATGCCCGAGTAACCATGCAACTGGCAGACCTCGGAAGCATCTCCGCATCTACCCAATACACAGGGGTTGGCTTTGGAAGTATTCAACAAAGAATATCAGAACGATCCCGAACCCAAACTATTACCTACGATATATCCGGAAATATAGCATTAGACAAAATAATTCTCCCCGAAAAATCAGGCATCAAAATACCCATGTTCGCAAGCTACGAAGAAACTACCTCTACCCCTAAATGGGACCCCCTAGACCCTGACATTCCCCTCAGCGCCTCTATTCAAAGATTTGACGACACCGAAAAACAACAACAATACACCCAAAAAGTCCAAGATGTAAGCACTAAAAAAAGCATTAATTTCTCTAATGTCCATAAAGAACGTACAAACCCCGAATCCAGAAAAGATTTTTGGGACGTAGAAAACCTCTCCGCAAACTACGCCTACAGCGAAGCAAGAAAAAAAAACATAAATACCGAATCCGACTACAGCCAAATCCAAAGTGGAGGAATTGCCTACAACTACTCACCCGAACCATTGTCCGTAGAACCATTTAAAAAAATAAAATTCCTCAATAACCCCTATTTCAAACTCATTCAAGACATAAACTTCTCTCCTCTCATCGCCAGCGTAAGTATAAGAGGAGATATGAACCGAACTTTTCAGAAAATACAACTCAGAAACTCAGAACTCAATACCGACGGAATCGACCCTACTTTTCAAAAAGCTTTTACTTTTAATAGACAATTTGCCATTCGCTGGAATATATTCCGAAGTGTTGCACTTGATTATAATGCAAGAATGAATACCATCATTGATGAACCATACGGAGACCTCGATACCCAAGAAAAAAAAGACACCGTATGGAATAATATCCAAAAACTCGGAAGAAGAAAAAACTTCGAACAATCTGTCAGCATGAACTATCAAATCCCCATCAATAAATTTCCACTTCTAGACTGGGTAAGCGCTGATTACCGATACTCCGCAAGCTACTCATGGATAGCAGGCTCCCTCAAACAAGCCGATTCTCTCGGAAATACCATCCAAAATAGACAAGAAAACACCATACAAGGAAGAATAGACCTAAACTCCCTCTACAATAAAGTCCCTTTTTTCAAATCTATCAACACCCCTTCACGAAACCCCAATGAAACCAAAACCGCTCAATCATTTCTCAACGCTTTTATTCGTATTATACTATCACTCAAATCTATAAATATCACATATACAATCAACGGCACTACTATCCTCCCAGGATTCAATCAAACCCCTTATTTAATCGGACTTAACAGAGATTACACCTCCCCTGGAATCCCTTTTTTACTCGGAAGCCAAGACCCTAATATCAGAAAAAACGCATCTGAAAATAACTGGCTCGCAACAGGAACATCTCTCTCCAATCCCTTTGCTCAAACACAATCCGAAAACATCAACATAACCGCAACAATGCAACCTTTTACCGATTTTCAAATCCAACTTTCCGCCAAAAGAACCAAAAGCGACAACTACCAAGAAATATTCCGCTTCGATAAAACAGACAACAAATTCCTTACCTTTTCTCCCTCACGCTCAGGATCTTACAGCATCTCCGTATTAGCAATAACTACCGCTTTCATAAATGATAACCCCGACAACTCCTCTCCCGTCTTCCAAAATTTTATCAACTATAGAAATACTATCAAAAACAGATGGGAACTCAATAACACTGCAAATGGAGTATACGGAGTGAACTCCCAAGATGTCCTCATCCCCGCTTTCTTAGCCGCATACCTCGGTAAAAATCCCCAACAAATAACCCTCTCCGCATTCACGAATACGCCCTTACCAAACTGGAACCTCACTTATAACGGACTTTCTAAAATACCTGCCCTTGCTAAAATATTCCCTTCCATTACTCTCTCACACGCCTACTCCTCAGACCTTAACATGGGTAACTTCACAAACTCCCTTGCATACAGAGATAACTTAGAACTCACCAATAATTTCCTCAATTACCCAACCGCAACCATATCCAATAAAGATGGACAACTTATTCCTGTATATATCCTCAACCAAGTGAGCATTACAGAAAGGTTTTCCCCGATGATAGGAATAAATGTCCGAACCATTAACAAAATAACCGCTCGAATCGAATACAAACAAGACAGAACCATTGGGCTAAACCTATCCAACGCCCAAGTCACAGAAAGCAAAAACTACGATGTCACCATAGGAATCGGCTATACGCTCACAAACCTGAGACTCCCCTTCCGAATACAAGGGGTCTTTTACACTCTCCCAAAAGATATTATAATGAACCTCAACATATCCATCAGAAATACACAAACCATCCAAAGAAAAATAAAGGAAGATGAAACATCAGAAAACAACCCCACCGCAGGCATCTTTAATTACCAAATAAAACCAACCATCTCTTACAACCCCGCAAAGTGGGTAACCCTCCAAATCTACTACGAATACAATAACAACACCCCATTCGTCACTACTTCATTCCCAAGAACCAATTGGGCATTCGGAATCCAACTTAGAATCAACCTAGGAGAACTTTCTCTCCTCAACTTCTAA
- the ispG gene encoding (E)-4-hydroxy-3-methylbut-2-enyl-diphosphate synthase, which produces MNRTIYQYCNNMDSYSRRRSIEVKIGDIPLGGNNPIRIQSMTTVDTMNTKECVEQCIRMIEAGCEYVRITAPSVKEAQNLEVIKKSLRQKGYKTPLIADIHFTPNAAELAARIVEKVRINPGNYADKKKFEYTEYNDSQYEQELERIRQKFIPLIKICKEYGTAMRIGTNHGSLSDRIMSRYGDNPLGMVESALEFIRICEEHKYYNLVISMKASNTQVMVQAYRLLVQKLSTENLQPYPLHLGVTEAGEDEDGRIKSAIGIGTLLEDGLGDTIRVSLTEDPELEIPVAKILVNRYHIKKENLIPSNTQNISKPIPINPFEYNKRITTEIENFGGKNPPRVVSDISKLEKVEYQELKNLGHFYLPEPDKWVMNDQGSDYVYAGKSPVSFMLPNGLREIADYESWIKHYNKQTTYPYFTLKEWKKKQKSHPQMNFLEISDSQVNEENIHLLKECDNAHNVVFVLSSDKEESYSAMRRVFFTFLENKIVAPVLIRYDYDALEKDTFIIHSSTDIGALLIDGFGDGVFLGMKKQNHSLATQEYRNILQLYNRISFGILQAARTRMSKTEYISCPSCGRTLFDLQETTALIRKRTEHLKGIKIGIMGCIVNGPGEMADADFGYVGSGKGKITLYKGKEIVKKNVPSEKAVEELIDIIKQDGKWIEDNHQL; this is translated from the coding sequence ATGAATAGAACAATATATCAATACTGCAACAATATGGATTCCTATTCTCGACGTAGATCAATAGAGGTCAAAATAGGAGATATTCCTTTGGGTGGAAATAATCCCATAAGGATACAATCTATGACCACCGTTGATACAATGAATACAAAAGAATGTGTGGAGCAATGCATCAGAATGATAGAGGCAGGCTGTGAATACGTGAGAATTACCGCACCGAGTGTGAAAGAAGCACAAAATTTAGAAGTGATTAAAAAGTCCTTGAGACAGAAAGGATACAAAACACCTCTGATTGCAGATATTCATTTTACACCTAATGCAGCGGAATTGGCGGCTCGTATCGTAGAAAAAGTGCGAATTAATCCAGGAAATTATGCAGATAAAAAAAAATTCGAGTATACAGAGTATAATGATTCCCAATACGAGCAAGAATTAGAACGTATCAGACAAAAATTTATCCCTCTCATAAAAATTTGCAAAGAATACGGCACAGCTATGCGAATTGGAACGAACCATGGGAGCTTGTCGGACAGAATCATGTCTCGATATGGTGATAATCCTTTGGGAATGGTAGAATCGGCTTTAGAATTTATTAGAATTTGTGAGGAACATAAGTATTATAACCTCGTCATTTCTATGAAGGCAAGCAATACACAAGTGATGGTGCAGGCATATAGACTATTAGTGCAAAAACTCTCTACCGAAAACTTACAACCTTACCCTCTCCACTTAGGAGTCACCGAAGCAGGTGAAGACGAAGACGGAAGAATAAAGTCAGCCATCGGCATAGGAACCCTTTTGGAAGATGGCTTAGGGGATACTATTCGCGTATCTCTTACCGAAGACCCCGAATTAGAAATACCTGTAGCAAAAATTCTGGTAAATAGATACCATATAAAAAAAGAAAACCTCATTCCCTCAAACACTCAAAATATTTCCAAACCCATTCCCATAAATCCATTTGAATATAATAAACGTATTACCACAGAAATAGAGAACTTTGGAGGAAAAAACCCACCCCGTGTGGTATCAGACATCAGCAAACTTGAAAAAGTAGAGTATCAAGAACTCAAAAATCTCGGACATTTCTATCTTCCCGAACCTGATAAATGGGTAATGAACGACCAAGGCAGTGATTATGTGTATGCTGGAAAATCCCCCGTTTCTTTTATGCTTCCGAATGGGCTGAGAGAAATTGCCGATTATGAATCATGGATAAAACATTATAATAAACAAACTACTTATCCATACTTTACTCTTAAAGAATGGAAAAAAAAACAAAAAAGCCATCCTCAAATGAATTTTTTAGAAATATCTGACTCACAGGTGAACGAAGAAAATATACATCTCCTCAAAGAGTGCGATAACGCTCATAATGTAGTGTTTGTTCTTTCCTCAGACAAAGAAGAAAGCTACTCTGCGATGAGAAGAGTTTTTTTCACTTTCTTAGAAAATAAAATAGTAGCGCCTGTTCTCATCCGTTATGACTATGATGCTTTAGAAAAAGACACTTTTATAATACATTCATCAACCGATATAGGAGCATTATTGATAGATGGTTTTGGAGATGGAGTTTTTTTAGGAATGAAAAAACAAAACCACTCCCTTGCAACACAAGAGTATAGAAATATCCTACAACTTTATAATAGAATTTCTTTTGGAATCTTACAAGCAGCAAGAACCCGAATGTCAAAAACAGAATATATATCCTGTCCTTCCTGCGGAAGAACTCTTTTTGACCTCCAAGAAACAACTGCTCTCATACGAAAAAGAACAGAACATCTGAAAGGTATCAAAATAGGAATAATGGGATGCATAGTAAACGGTCCAGGAGAAATGGCAGATGCTGACTTTGGATATGTAGGCAGTGGAAAAGGAAAAATTACTCTCTATAAGGGAAAAGAAATAGTAAAAAAAAACGTCCCCTCCGAAAAAGCCGTTGAAGAACTTATAGATATCATAAAACAAGATGGAAAATGGATAGAAGATAATCACCAATTATAA
- a CDS encoding methylmalonyl-CoA mutase family protein has product MNTLFSFPKSNKDDWAKKASQETSQKEVLEALSFYQDTNLKIFPYYDETQLPTQKHFALGLNQGNEENKHGRIWQYIQHIYIDDESLTNKKILHALQNGAEGTIYHIQKNYSWNLLFKDIFFDHTHSFFSLEQENNAGTSTIKGLHTAIQGRVFFGGGIKTHIVSAEDLRRIWDLFGNIKELRIVSINGDALQEKGASATFELASIASSLVFQVNVLLDLGVPAADIFKRVLIYTATGRDFFYEIAKLRAMRILISKIALEYGLDNFDGNDIYIYSQPSLRHYSTLEADNHIIRTTTQALSSVIGGCNYLSIADVYPSDNFFYSTLMRNISHIFQYESYLDKVADPLAGAYYLEALTESLSRSAWEYFRELERKGGWQILQKDNFFETELKVFQTKEMELLHKDYISMVGVNAFIDRESAHSLPTVEEYTKSIEKFHIFPIAKELELIRLQTEEHVKKSTINPCIFIYGLESYSPKVVYAQNFFSAGGFSTQMITEKELQTRAIKVIVLCGSDDSYSKDAKNIISHVKNRNPSTFIMLVTESPENIFFYKALGIDEIIYLHSDKREILNKVQKYLYS; this is encoded by the coding sequence ATGAACACACTTTTTTCTTTTCCCAAAAGTAACAAAGACGACTGGGCAAAAAAAGCATCACAGGAAACCTCTCAAAAAGAAGTATTAGAAGCACTTTCTTTTTATCAAGATACCAATCTGAAAATATTCCCCTATTACGATGAAACTCAACTTCCCACTCAAAAACATTTTGCACTTGGGTTGAATCAAGGGAATGAAGAGAACAAACATGGCAGAATTTGGCAGTATATCCAACATATATATATTGATGATGAATCTCTTACTAACAAAAAAATTCTCCATGCTCTTCAAAATGGTGCTGAAGGGACTATCTACCATATTCAAAAAAACTATAGTTGGAATCTCCTTTTTAAAGATATATTTTTTGATCATACCCATTCTTTTTTTTCTTTGGAACAAGAGAATAATGCGGGTACTTCCACAATAAAAGGATTGCATACAGCAATACAAGGAAGAGTTTTTTTTGGAGGTGGGATAAAAACACATATTGTTTCCGCAGAAGACCTACGCCGTATATGGGATTTGTTTGGTAATATAAAAGAATTAAGAATAGTATCCATCAATGGTGATGCATTACAAGAAAAAGGAGCGAGTGCTACTTTCGAATTGGCTTCCATAGCGAGTTCTTTGGTTTTTCAAGTGAATGTTTTATTAGATTTAGGGGTACCAGCTGCTGATATTTTCAAAAGAGTCCTTATTTATACTGCAACGGGAAGAGATTTTTTTTATGAAATAGCCAAATTGAGAGCGATGAGAATTCTTATTTCCAAAATAGCATTGGAATACGGGCTAGATAACTTTGATGGGAATGATATTTACATCTATAGTCAGCCATCTCTGCGGCATTATTCTACATTAGAAGCGGACAATCATATTATACGCACCACCACGCAAGCACTTTCCTCCGTAATAGGAGGATGTAATTATTTGAGTATAGCAGATGTATATCCTTCGGATAATTTTTTTTATAGTACTCTTATGAGAAATATTTCTCATATATTTCAATACGAGAGTTACTTAGATAAGGTAGCAGATCCTCTTGCGGGAGCTTATTATTTAGAAGCTCTTACAGAATCTCTCTCACGCTCCGCTTGGGAATACTTTAGAGAATTAGAAAGAAAAGGTGGATGGCAAATATTACAGAAGGATAATTTTTTTGAAACAGAACTGAAAGTATTCCAAACCAAAGAGATGGAGTTACTGCACAAAGATTATATTTCTATGGTCGGGGTAAATGCTTTTATAGATAGAGAATCCGCACATTCCCTTCCTACTGTGGAAGAATACACAAAATCTATAGAGAAATTTCATATTTTTCCCATAGCAAAAGAATTAGAACTGATAAGATTACAAACCGAAGAGCACGTAAAAAAGAGTACTATAAATCCTTGTATTTTTATCTATGGATTAGAATCATATTCTCCAAAAGTTGTGTATGCTCAAAACTTTTTTTCCGCAGGTGGGTTTTCTACTCAGATGATAACAGAAAAAGAACTTCAAACAAGAGCAATAAAAGTAATAGTTTTGTGCGGATCTGATGACAGTTATTCCAAAGATGCTAAAAATATTATATCTCACGTAAAGAATAGAAACCCTTCTACGTTCATAATGCTCGTAACAGAATCTCCCGAAAATATATTTTTTTATAAAGCATTAGGAATAGATGAAATAATCTATCTCCATTCTGATAAAAGAGAGATTTTAAATAAAGTTCAAAAATACTTATATAGTTGA